The Cohaesibacter gelatinilyticus genome includes a window with the following:
- a CDS encoding pyridoxal phosphate-dependent aminotransferase produces the protein MSFIAEQLSRVKPSATIAVTNKARELKAAGRDVIGLGAGEPDFDTPENIKQAGIDAITRGETKYTAVDGIPELKTAIAAKFKRENGLDYEPAQCFVAPGGKPIIYNAMMATINPGDEVIIPAPYWVSYPDIVLLAGGTPVSVEATLENGFKLQPEQLEAAITEKTKWVMFNSPSNPSGAAYTRDELKALTDVLVKYPDIWILSDDMYEHLVYDDFEFVTPAQVEPSLKDRTLTMNGVSKAYAMTGWRIGYAAGPVELIAAMRKIQSQSTSNPTSISQWASVEALNGPQDFISERGAVFKARRDMVVEKLNECEGLTCPTPEGAFYVYPSCAGTIGKTAPSGKVIETDEDFVTELLEGEGVAVVQGSAFGLAPYFRISYATSTEALTEACARIKRFCAALK, from the coding sequence ATGAGCTTTATCGCCGAGCAGCTTTCGCGTGTAAAACCTTCTGCGACCATCGCAGTGACAAACAAGGCACGTGAACTCAAGGCCGCTGGTCGTGATGTCATCGGTCTGGGGGCAGGGGAACCTGATTTCGATACTCCGGAAAATATCAAGCAAGCCGGTATTGACGCGATTACTCGTGGAGAGACTAAATACACAGCTGTTGACGGTATTCCTGAGCTGAAGACTGCGATTGCTGCCAAGTTCAAGCGCGAGAATGGTCTGGATTACGAGCCTGCCCAGTGTTTCGTGGCGCCGGGCGGTAAGCCGATTATCTATAACGCAATGATGGCAACCATCAATCCTGGCGATGAAGTGATCATTCCCGCGCCATATTGGGTGTCCTATCCTGATATCGTTCTACTGGCTGGGGGTACACCGGTATCGGTGGAAGCAACTCTGGAGAATGGCTTCAAACTTCAGCCGGAACAGCTGGAAGCTGCCATTACTGAGAAAACCAAATGGGTGATGTTCAACTCTCCCTCCAATCCGTCTGGTGCGGCTTATACTCGCGATGAGCTGAAAGCGCTGACTGATGTTCTGGTCAAGTATCCTGATATCTGGATCTTGTCCGATGACATGTATGAGCATCTTGTCTATGACGATTTTGAGTTTGTGACCCCAGCACAGGTGGAACCATCTCTCAAGGATCGTACCCTGACCATGAACGGTGTTTCCAAAGCCTATGCGATGACCGGCTGGCGGATTGGCTATGCGGCTGGTCCTGTGGAACTGATCGCGGCCATGCGCAAGATTCAGTCCCAGTCCACTTCCAACCCGACCTCCATTTCACAATGGGCGTCTGTTGAAGCGTTGAATGGTCCCCAGGATTTCATCTCTGAGCGTGGTGCTGTCTTCAAGGCACGTCGTGATATGGTGGTTGAGAAGCTGAACGAATGTGAAGGCCTGACTTGTCCGACGCCGGAAGGTGCCTTCTATGTCTATCCGTCTTGTGCTGGTACCATCGGTAAAACAGCACCATCCGGCAAAGTGATAGAAACTGATGAGGATTTCGTCACCGAGCTGCTTGAAGGCGAAGGTGTTGCCGTGGTTCAGGGCTCTGCCTTTGGTCTGGCCCCTTACTTCCGTATTTCCTATGCGACCTCCACAGAAGCTCTGACCGAGGCTTGTGCCCGCATCAAGCGCTTCTGTGCAGCATTGAAATAA
- a CDS encoding YgaP family membrane protein produces the protein MCLDRSMFAFAGVMILVSVVLTQFVHPAFFWFTVFVGANLLQSAFTGWCPAAIIMKKLGVKPGTAFK, from the coding sequence ATGTGTCTTGATCGCAGCATGTTTGCGTTTGCCGGGGTGATGATTTTGGTGTCTGTTGTTTTGACCCAGTTCGTGCATCCGGCTTTCTTCTGGTTCACCGTCTTTGTCGGTGCCAATCTTTTGCAGTCTGCCTTTACTGGTTGGTGCCCTGCCGCCATCATCATGAAGAAACTTGGCGTGAAGCCTGGTACAGCTTTCAAATAA
- a CDS encoding cytochrome b/b6 domain-containing protein, whose amino-acid sequence MTDIASIPQANEASELNTTKRAVKIYTRYERFWHWSQALLIFILAFTGFNLHGTIGVIPFPQAVMLHTFGAIALIVLWTFTTFWNFTTGQWRHYLPNNKGLFDVIKFYAIGILTGAPHPYSKSLKRKQNALQSLAYLTFMVIIGPALWLSGLAYLFYSAWSHIDGANTIFQGVAFIHTAAAFLMITFVAIHIYMTTTGKTVFHYIKTMVTGYENIELTEAEEAYLEEQEPDKLRK is encoded by the coding sequence ATGACTGACATTGCATCCATTCCGCAAGCCAATGAGGCATCAGAGCTGAACACGACAAAGCGTGCAGTGAAAATCTATACCCGCTACGAGCGGTTCTGGCATTGGTCTCAAGCCCTGCTGATCTTCATTCTGGCCTTCACCGGCTTCAATCTGCATGGCACGATCGGAGTGATCCCGTTCCCACAAGCGGTCATGCTTCATACCTTCGGGGCCATTGCTCTGATTGTTCTTTGGACCTTCACCACCTTCTGGAATTTCACCACCGGTCAATGGCGTCATTACCTGCCCAATAACAAGGGTCTGTTCGACGTCATAAAATTCTATGCCATTGGGATTTTGACCGGGGCACCTCACCCTTATTCCAAGAGCCTGAAGCGCAAACAGAATGCCCTTCAGTCGCTGGCCTATCTGACCTTCATGGTCATCATCGGCCCAGCTCTGTGGTTGTCAGGCCTGGCGTATCTGTTCTATTCCGCCTGGTCACATATCGATGGTGCCAATACCATCTTTCAGGGCGTTGCCTTCATTCATACGGCAGCTGCCTTCCTGATGATCACGTTCGTTGCAATCCATATCTATATGACCACAACGGGCAAGACGGTCTTCCATTACATCAAGACCATGGTCACCGGTTATGAGAATATCGAGCTGACCGAGGCAGAAGAAGCCTATCTGGAAGAGCAGGAGCCGGACAAGTTACGCAAGTAA
- a CDS encoding tetrathionate reductase family octaheme c-type cytochrome, whose translation MADTAKRVKKRFVSAYLAVVLALYTLAPLGVTVAWTGAHAAQSSAQSSQPAQTSQLQLSGKKPGGTADHSKFEILQQEFKSGPEVTNACLSCHTEAADQIHDSIHWKWEYTNPTTGQTLGKKSVINAFCGNVASNEPRCTSCHAGYGWTDVRKPPPSEPEAVDCLVCHAETAKYSKFPTKAGHPLYEPAPWKGKIKQPPNLSKAAMSVRNPQRENCGSCHYYGGGGDAVKHGDLDSSLNHPGKELDVHMQEDGLNMACTACHSGSGHQWPGSRYGSSAESNVEKGKDAKKAPTAKMAKMGHMAETASCESCHSDKPHPGNNLKAIKLNNHTDTIACQTCHIPEFARGGVATKTKWDWSTAGKLKDGKPFKIMDDHGHPSYMSQKGNFEYGENIQPYYAWYNGNFQYKLVDDKIDPTKTVELNEILGAPNDGQSKIWPFKRMETRQPYDVEKSQLVYTHVFGKDDTSLWTNFDWPKAIQAGMDYSGHDYSGKFDFVDTNMFWPITHMVAPKEKAVDCQECHTRNGRMAGIEGVYIPGRDSFKWLDWLGYLAFGLTILGVLLHGLLRFVLRNRKPITREG comes from the coding sequence ATGGCGGACACTGCAAAACGGGTGAAAAAGCGCTTCGTATCTGCATATCTAGCAGTAGTACTGGCCCTTTACACCCTAGCCCCATTAGGGGTGACAGTTGCGTGGACCGGCGCTCATGCCGCCCAGTCTTCAGCACAATCATCGCAACCGGCACAGACAAGCCAATTGCAACTATCTGGCAAGAAGCCAGGTGGCACCGCTGACCATAGCAAATTTGAAATCCTGCAACAGGAGTTCAAGTCTGGTCCGGAAGTCACCAATGCTTGCCTCAGCTGCCATACTGAAGCAGCAGATCAGATCCACGATTCCATTCACTGGAAATGGGAATATACCAATCCCACCACCGGCCAGACCCTTGGCAAGAAAAGCGTCATCAATGCTTTTTGCGGCAATGTGGCATCCAATGAGCCACGCTGCACCTCTTGCCATGCAGGCTATGGTTGGACCGATGTGCGCAAACCACCACCAAGCGAACCTGAAGCCGTTGACTGTTTGGTCTGCCACGCTGAAACCGCAAAATATTCCAAATTCCCGACCAAGGCAGGCCATCCACTGTATGAACCCGCTCCTTGGAAAGGCAAAATCAAGCAACCGCCCAATCTCTCCAAGGCTGCCATGTCCGTGCGCAATCCGCAGCGCGAGAATTGCGGCTCCTGTCACTATTATGGTGGTGGTGGCGATGCGGTAAAGCATGGCGATCTGGACAGCTCGTTGAACCATCCTGGCAAGGAACTGGATGTTCATATGCAGGAAGACGGATTGAACATGGCCTGTACGGCCTGTCACTCCGGCTCCGGTCACCAATGGCCAGGCTCCCGCTATGGCAGCTCTGCTGAGAGCAATGTCGAAAAAGGCAAGGATGCCAAGAAAGCGCCAACTGCCAAGATGGCCAAGATGGGACATATGGCGGAGACTGCTTCTTGCGAAAGCTGTCATTCAGACAAACCCCATCCGGGCAACAATCTCAAAGCCATCAAGCTGAACAACCACACCGACACAATTGCTTGTCAAACCTGCCATATCCCGGAATTTGCCCGTGGTGGCGTTGCCACCAAGACCAAATGGGATTGGTCAACCGCTGGCAAGTTGAAGGATGGCAAGCCATTCAAGATCATGGATGACCACGGCCATCCAAGCTACATGTCCCAAAAGGGCAACTTCGAATATGGCGAGAATATCCAACCATACTATGCCTGGTATAATGGCAACTTCCAGTACAAGCTGGTCGACGACAAGATCGACCCAACCAAAACGGTCGAGCTGAACGAAATCCTGGGCGCACCAAATGACGGTCAATCCAAAATCTGGCCCTTCAAGCGCATGGAAACTCGTCAGCCCTACGACGTTGAGAAAAGCCAACTGGTCTATACCCATGTCTTTGGCAAGGATGACACATCGCTTTGGACCAACTTCGATTGGCCAAAAGCCATTCAAGCGGGCATGGATTATTCCGGTCACGATTATTCCGGAAAATTCGACTTTGTCGACACAAACATGTTCTGGCCCATCACCCATATGGTGGCTCCGAAGGAAAAAGCCGTCGATTGTCAGGAATGCCATACCAGGAATGGCCGCATGGCAGGCATTGAAGGGGTCTATATCCCCGGTCGCGACAGCTTCAAATGGCTCGACTGGTTGGGATATCTCGCCTTTGGCCTGACCATCCTGGGCGTCTTGCTCCATGGCCTGTTGCGCTTCGTTCTGCGCAATCGCAAACCAATCACTCGGGAAGGATAA